From the Xenopus laevis strain J_2021 chromosome 7L, Xenopus_laevis_v10.1, whole genome shotgun sequence genome, the window ttcataacagcctgaatgttgctcaaacaTTCCAAGTACCCGTACCTACAATATAGGATTTCTTTGAACTAATCAccttataacatttttaataaaaccatAAATCCACAGGATTACCTTTAACATGGAAGTTATTGCAAAGCCAGATTGTTTGCCAGTGCTtggctgttcagaatcagctgtagataAAAAGCCACGTTTCTTGCTAGTGATTGGCTGTTTTGAATCAGCTGTAGATGAAATGCTACGTTGCTTGCCCGTGCTtggctgttcagaatcagctgtagatgaaaagtcacgtttcttgctagtgattggctgttcagaatcagctgtagataAAAAGCCACGTTTCCTGCTAGTGATtggctgttcagaatcagctgtagatgAAATGCTACTTTGCTTGCCAGTGCTtggctgttcagaatcagctgtagataAAAAGCCACGTTGCTTGGTAGTGATtggctgttcagaatcagctgtagatgTTTTTAAAGAAGATGATACTGTGCATGTCTGCTCATCCGGGGTTCTTTAAAACAAGAAAGAATGATAAAATCAATGGTTCAGTCCATATTTTACCAAATTCACAACTTTCCTTATTTAACAAATGTTAATATCACCCAATGGGAAGATGCAGTATTGCTTTGAAAACACAAACAACTTGCCAAGATGAGGGTTGACACAACAGTTgccttttttagagaaaacacagGGTAAAGAGCACATACCTGATATAGAACAGCAGGTAGGCCTCCTGCTTCAACACTATCTTGATGTCTACAGATGTCACAGAATTGTCGTTCATTTTGTACCAGTTTCCATTGGGGCCCTGCAACAGATCAAGGCAAATTATTTACACCGGACACAAAAAATACAGTTGGAAAACAAgtggaaattacagaaaggttggtTTTTAGCAATATTCACACATGGCATAAATATTGGTTAGTGGGAAGGAAAGGGAATTTAGTGACAATATTATGTGGCTATTGGACATTTTTCATATTCTAGCCAGTGATTTGGAGACTAATCTGATGAGATGGAGCCATAAGCTAGGTATTTCTAATACAGTGCAAATACAAATCAGATATCTTAGAATAGTTCTATCAGGGatcatatgtaaaaatatatatatgcaaaatacaTCCCTTAATTGTTTCCCAGACAAGATCACTATGAATCTGGTTTCTTACCTTCACATAGCAGAAATAATGTCCACTATTGCAGGTTGTTCCAGCGTGGACAAGAACGGCATACAAATTGTAAAGAATTGGTGTTCCATTTGGCTCTGAGGTGTAACACCGGAGATCAAGACATTCCGGATACGCTACACTCTGTGCATAATGAATTGGGAATAAGAGAGAATTATTCATATGTTGCTTAACTGTTGATGAAATCATTCTATATTTGCCAGTATATAAAATCTATCTCATGCCCATATGAACTAAATCCAGACCTTCTAAGAATTCCaacaaataacaataatttatttgaatttaactCACAAACTCTTACACTTTTTGTAGCCCAAATAGgtaattataacaaataaattcATATTCATTATAGATCATTTACATGTGAATAACTAGGTATCTATGTGCATGTAGAGGACCTATACTGGCAGAACTTTACATCACATCCTAGTACTTACCTTTTTAATCTTCCCATTACTGAAAATGTCGAACCTGTTTAGGCACAGGGTTAGCACATTGGATGGTTGGTGAACAGTAACTGTTTTTAATGCCGTAACCATTTGATGACACCTAGAAAGATACAAAAAGCACAATGTCTGATTAGCACCAACCTTTGTAGCCATTAAACATCCATCAAAGGAAAAGTTTCAAatgaacatttactttttttttataccctgacctactcttgggggcctatttatcaacagtctcattttcgtGGGTTTAGAGCTTTTGACTCTAAAACTAGGAATGTTgtgagatttattttttaaatctgaatcaAAAAAAGTAAGAACAGAGAATTACTCTGAACTCTGCGCTAAAAAATCcgaatacaaatgtattgttattgctgctttttattactcttttttctattcaggccatctcttatccatattccagtcttttattcaaatcagtttatGGTTGCCAGGAAAAttttgaccccagcaaccagattgctgaaattgcaaactagagagctgctaaataactcagaaactctcaaaaaacttttaaaaccaaatgcaaattgtctcggaatataactctctatgtcataataaaagtaaattgaatggtaaacaaagaaaaacaaacccaGATAAGAAAAAGGAACTTACTTGCTGCAACGGTAGCTGCATTCTCCTAATTGCTCTGGCTGTACATATTGACACAGGGCTTGGTTAATGCTGTTTGAcatctaatattaaaaaaaagagaacattagCTTCTTATGCAAgctaaaatatataacaaataaatattattgtatcTGGAAAATTGATGTACCCTAATATCCAGCTGTATGTCCATAAACTGATCATAGGTGTCAGATGCCTCGGTACAGTTCAGACACGTCACTGCAACACAAGAAAACATTATATAAGCAAAACATATCAAAGGGCTTAATGTTCTCCTTTTAAACTATATTCAAtgaagataaaaataataaaacatactgaAAATGACAAGAATTTGAATTGAAACCCACAATTACTACAATGGAGAATTCGCTCACATAACCTCTTTTTATTACCcacattcattttgggggtaaaaagAGTCATATAATGTACCTGACAGATTTCTCTGTACCATGGGGTTGTATGCTAATTATGGGGAACATGACTGTAACCCCCTTTTCTCTTTCCTAGGAGCATTATTCTTTTATGATAGAACAATGGTTTTTCAATGAGGCACTGTGCCCCAACGTATATGTTGTTTTTGAAATCACTAATATTCTGATGGGTGGAAacagatagtacaggtatgggatctgttatctggaaacccattatccagcaagctctgaattacgggaaggccatctcccatagactccattttatccatataatgcaaatttttaaaaatgattccctttttctctgtaataataaaacagtaccttgtacttgatcccaactaagatataattaatccttattgaaaacaaaaccagcctattgggttgatttaatgtttacatgatcttctagtagacttaaggaatgaagatccaaattacggaaagatcagttaattggaaaaacccaggtcccgagcattctggataacaggtcccatatctgtattatatttttttttttaaagttttcaaagcttACCTCTTGAACGTAGGCATCCCTGAAACGCCTGAGAAATTAAAGTTGTCCTTGCATATTGgctaaaagagaagaaaagatatTAGACAATAGCTAACATACAGGGATGGCTGATATTATTGATCTGTTTTTGCAGTTTCTTTTCACTGCCCTTACCTGTCGCTCAGACAAGCCTGTTGCAGTGCATTGATAGTATAGCGAAGGAACTCATGGGCGTCTTCTTGTTGTCCCTGTATGAAGTGACTAGCAATATCTAATAAGACATGAAAAAAAGAGTTAGATTTGGTGTTTTGTAATAGATATGTTTGATATttattgaataatatatatttgataGTAATAATGTGTTTTAGATGGAGCCCTTTTTATAGCATTCTTTATGAATGAAATGTTTGTTGCCAAGTGGCCGATTTATTGTCCCCAGctaaaagtcatgtaaaagtcaatggcagatgtcccttataCAACTGATATAAGAGGGTTTTGGGTATTTTTGACGCTGTCCTTTGTGCACAAAAAAAGTAGCCATTTTCAAGACTtttcccatttgtgctttttcggttcagattttttaataaatttcatggatTTCTTGGTTTTAGAAAAAGCAAGTTaagttgtggtttaaaaaacctaAACTAaatttcaacctttaataaatagggctCCAGGTGTGTATGGTTTGttcctaaggggcaaatttataaaaatgtgagcttagagcttaataaataaaaactaacctacattctagtcattcctatgggatctttagcattgtatttatcaatgggtgaaagttataaCTCACCATTAGATAAATATGGTTATAAAAATAGGAATTAATtaaaagtgggtgagtttttattttttagctctAAACTcatatattgataaatctgccctaaacgTGTTGACACGGATGTATACTCACTGTATAGGTTGAAGTAGATATCAACTGGCACAATATATCCTTCTTTAGGTTTATCCATAACCTTAGTGATATGGTTCTGCATTAAACACATCATGCAGAACCCCCTTTGGgaacctgaaaagaaaaaaatagaaccgAAATGTAAGAAAGCTGTGCTCATTTCTTTAAATGTATCTGATAATTTGGGAGAAAGCAGAGATACTTCCATACTTACATGTCTGAGAATGCTCAAGGGAAAGCAAATAATTGGCCAGTGGCGGTGTATAAGTTAAGCACTGCAGTACTGAATTCATGTAACATGTATTGCCCAGATTTTGTAGACCTGCTCCAATGGGCGACTTTCCATTCCACGTCAGAATGATATTTCCATTTGGAAAAAGATTATTTGGTGGATCGATATTACTCATGGTAAGTAtctaaaaataaagagagaatgacAAGTTTAGCAGAAACACACAGAATTCTCATTTTCACAGTAGGTTTTCCAGTCTGCTTTAGGTATAAACATTGATATCTTAAGAGGTAATGCACAAATGATCTGAATGGCATTGGATCCTTAGCAGTACAGTATGGGACGTGTTAGCCAGACtttgggttttcctgataatggatctccataactaaatctactagaaaatcatgtaaactttaataaacccaatagactggttttgcctctaataaggattaattatatcttagtttgaatcaagtacaaggtactattttattattacagagataaaatctggattatttggataaaatggagtctattggatacgaccattccgtaatttgcTTTCTgtttaatgggtttccggataactgatcccatacctgcatttacgTTTAGCTGGTTTGTGAATGAACAATAGTTTTAAACAGAGGTTTTAGTAGAAACAAAATATAGTGAAGTATCCATAAAAAAGTGGTCAATATCTCAGTCCTCAAAggtgacttttttcccccca encodes:
- the LOC121395766 gene encoding ubiquitin carboxyl-terminal hydrolase 36-like: MISSTVKQHMNNSLLFPIHYAQSVAYPECLDLRCYTSEPNGTPILYNLYAVLVHAGTTCNSGHYFCYVKGPNGNWYKMNDNSVTSVDIKIVLKQEAYLLFYIRTPDEQTCTVSSSLKTSTADSEQPITTKQRGFLSTADSEQPSTGKQSSISSTADSEQPITSRKPKHGQAT